GTTCCCAAGGGGGAGGGCTGCTGCGGGGCGCTGGTGCATCACATGGGGCGTGAGACGGATGCGCTTGCCGCGGCCCGGCGTAATATTGATGCCTGGATGGCTGAGATCGGCTCGGGTGAGACAAGCGGCCTGGATGCCATCGTTATCACCACATCCGGTTGCGGCACGACCATCAAGGATTACGGCCATATGCTGCGCCATGACCCGGTCTATAGCGCCAAGGCCGCACGGGTTTCTGCGTTGGCCAAGGACGTGAGCGAGTACCTCGCCAGTCTGGATCTGCCGCAGCAGGCGGATAAGGGCGTGACCGTTGCCTATCATTCCGCCTGTTCGCTGCAACACGGCCAGAAGATAACGGCCCTGCCGAAATTACTGTTGAAAACGGCAGGGTTTACGGTGCGTGATCCGGCGGAAGGGCATTTATGCTGCGGCTCGGCTGGAACCTATAATATTCTCCAGCCGGACATTTCGCAGCAATTGAAAGCCCGCAAGCTGCGCAACATCCAGGCGGTCAATCCGGATGTCGTCGCTGCTGGTAATATTGGTTGTATGACCCAGATCGGTTCGGGAACCGACATCCCTGTCGTCCACACTGTCGAATTGCTCAACTGGGCGTTTGGCGGAGAAAAACCCCAGAAATTAAAGGATTTATAATCGCAGTATGCAAGGATCGGTTTTTTAGCAACCCTGTTGCTGGGTCCTGTCTGGAGGGCGGGCGATGATAAACCGATTTGTATTGATCCTGAATGAAGCCGTGGTGATTTTGGCGTGCCTGACACCAGGGGCAGAGGCCATGGATCGTTATTATTGCGCGGTGGATGATGGCCAACTGAAATTGTCGATAGAGGCCGCTTTCAAGGAAGAGCCAGGCTGGCCGCTGGGAAATCTTCGTGGTGTCATGGTGTTCAAGCCGGGGCAGGGCGTGTCGGGCGAGGATAGGACAGTGACCGGCGCGGTTCGGCTTGCCATGGCTGACATGGTGCAATCCAGACGTGACGATCGGAGCTTTCAGCTTCGCACCTCCTCCACCTCAGGCGATGGTGGGGAAATGATGAGTGTCGACATAGTGTTGAAGGCCAGCATGCAGGGAGAGGATATCAACCGTTTTGCCGGCAGCTATGCCGTGACCGTGCGCCCGCAAGGCAACACCCATCCCGCTGCCGCAGTGGAGCGGGATGGTGCGTTGAATTGCAAACGTTTCTGATCAGGTCAGCTCGATCAAGATGAGCCTCACACTGGGCGCGGCGGAATATTCAGACCCTTTTGGCTGGCGGGACGGGCTTCACCGCGAGCGGCCCAATCCATGACGGCGGGATAATTGGAGAGACCAATCACCTCGGCGGCTTCATAACCAGCGGTAATGCACCGCACCCACGGCCAGGTGGCGATATCGGCAATGCTGTACTCGTCACCGGCAAGCCAGGGACGATGCGCAAGCTCTGCTTCGAGTACGGACAGCAAGCGACGGGTTTCGTCGCGGTAACGCTCCGTCGGGTAGGAATTGTTGGCGACCTTATCGGCGGCATATTTGTGGAAATGGCCGAACTGGCCAAACATCGGCCCGACGCCGCCCATCTGGAAGAACAGCCATTGCAGGACGCTGTAGCGGCTGGGGCCGTCCTTCGGCAAAAGCCGTCCGGTCTTTTCGGCCAGATAGACCAGAATTGCACCCGATTCGAACACGCCAAGCGGTTTTCCATCAGGTCCATGCGGGTCGAGGATAGCCGGGATGCGGCCATTCGGATTGAGCGAGACGAATTCTGGCGACTTCTGCGAATTGTCGGAAAACGTCACCAGATGCGCCTCATAGGGCAGATCCAGCTCTTCCAGCGCAATCGATACCTTGACGCCATTTGGCGTCGGCAGCGAATAGAGCTGAATGATCTCTGGATTTTGGGCAGGCCAGCGCTGGGTGATCGGGAAGGAAGAAAGGTCAGTCATGACAATATCCTAATGAATGCCAGGGTGTCGAAGATGGTGTTTGTTCTCAAATTGTGAACGATACGTCAATTATTGTCCACCTATCTGAAACAGTAGAGATGTGGGAAAACGGCTTCACAGTTTTCTAACCAATTTGCGTCCCGCAGTCATCACACTGGAGCCTCCCATGTCAAATACCAATAACGCGATCCTTCTGCTCGCCAGAATTCTTCTCTCCTTCATCTTCATTCTGTCTGGCTTTGGCAAACTGACCGATCCGGCTTCCACGGCCGGCATGATCACGGGCGCTGGACTGCCTGCTGCGACGGCTCTGGCCTATCTGGCTGGTGCGTTTGAGTTGATCACCGGTCTTTCAGTTCTCGTTGGCTTTCAGACGAAGATCGTCGGCTGGGCCTTGGCGTTGTTTTGCATCTTCACCGGCGCTGTCTTCCATAGCGGCACGGTTGCCGTTCCCGGCTGGCCGGATGCAGCACTCGGCTGGATCAACACGCTGAACGGCATCATGATGATGAAGAACTTCACCCTTGCTGGCGCTTATATCCTGCTGGCAACGGTTGGAGCAGGCGCCTACTCGCTCGACGCCCGTCGCGGTGGTAAGCTGGCTCTTGCCTGATATGCAGGTGGCTATTCAATATAGCCGATAAAAGTTTCCTGTATCGAGCGGCTCTTTAAAGCCGGGATAAATACAAAGGCCCGCCGGAGCGATCCGACGGGCTTTTTGCTTTGAACGGCATGCTGTTATGGATCACGGTCATCGGCTGGTAATTTGTCAGGGAAAGGAACCCCTGTTTTCCCTGACAAACTCTAAACAGCCTTAGCCACCGTGAGGGCCGGAGCAAACCTTAGTGAACGGATTGCAGACCCCTGCGTTTGCTAGGGTGAGTGTTTCACCAGTGCCCAAGAACAACGATACAATAAGAAGTGCTTTCATATGGTATTTCATCATTACCCCCAGATATGATAAAATGAACAATCACGGAAAAATTAGAAAAGTTATTGCATGTTAAATACATGGAAATAACGCTCATTTATATTTTGTTGTAAAATATAAATTCATTTATCATCATTTTTCCGTGTACATCATTTAGGTTTTTATTTTTGCGGGAGTCAATTATTTATTATGATTGAAATATCATTATTTGATATTTTTTCCATAAATACATACTGAAAATGTCGTAAAATAGATATTTTAAATCAATTTAGTCGTCAATTTGCGCCATAAAATAATTTCATATAAAAACGATGATGCGATATTTCAAAATTAAATAATTATCAAAAATTATATTCTTTATTTTTTATATATTCAGGTTGAATAAACATGTATTTAATTATATTTAGTGAAATATAAATTTTTCCGAAAAAAAGCCCAGCGTCTATTCAGACCCTGAGCTTTTACGTCATTATTGAATTTGGGAAATGTTGGAAGCAGTCGACTACATTATGTTTGCTCTGATAATTCAGAGTGCGCTTCTGACAGCGTCGATGATTTTGCCAATCTGAGCATTGCCTTCATGCTCGGGCTTGCGGGCGCGAACCAGGCACGCTTGTGAGCGCAGGATGATGCCATCACTCAACACTTTCAGGTGGTTTGCCCGCAGGGTTGAGCCGGTGGAGGTGATGTCAACGATTATGTCGGCCTGGCCAGCGGCGGGTGCGCCTTCGGTGGCACCCAGGCTTTCGACGATCCGGTAAAGCTGGATACCATGCTGGCGGGAGAAGAACTGCTGGGTCAGGCGCCAGTATTTCGTGGCTATCGCCAATCTTCGGCCATGGCGGGCGCGAAATTCCTGCGCCACATCCCCCAGATCAGCCATGCTGTCCACGTCCAGCCAGATGTCAGGCACGGCGACCACCACATCGGCGTGGCCAAAACCAAGCCGTGCGGCGATTTCGACGCGCTTGTCGGCATCCGCCAGCTCTTCACGGATCAAATCTTCACCGGTGACGCCGAAATCGACGGTGCCATTGCCGATTTCGCGGGAAATTTCCGAGGCGGAAAGATAGGCAATCTCGATATCCTCGCCTTCGACCCGGCCGCGATAGGAGCGGTCATTGCCGACAGCGGTAATGGTCAGCCCTGCACGGGCAAAAATCGCCGAGGCGTCTTCCTTCATCCGGCCCTTGGAGGGCAATCCGATGGTAATGGTCATCAGCGCGCCCTCGCCAGTTCGATGCGGTCCAGCCACAGCGAGAAGCCGACGGCGGGAATGGTGTGTTTCGCACCGAGCAGGGTCAGCAGCCGGTCGAACCGTCCGCCACCGGCCAAAACGGCGGTTTCGCCGGAGAGCGCCACTTCAAACACCAGCCCGGTATAATAATCCAGTGGTCGGCCAAAGGCGGCGCGATAGGTGATCCGGGAGAGATCCACGCCAAGGTCGGCCAGTGCGGCGATCCTTGCCTCAAATCCGTCAAGAGCCGCACCCAGCGACAGACCTGCGGCATCAGCAAAGCCCGCCAAGGCTGCGGTGGCTTCGCTCAGCGGCAATTCCAGCGACAGGAACTCGCGCAGCAGCAACAGGGCCGCGCCATCCAGCCGGGTTTCCGCCAGCGCCAGCTTTTCCTTCAGCCGAGCGGCAATTTCGCGCGGGCTGCGGCTGGCATTTGTTGAATAGCCGGTGTCTTCCATGGTCCGGTCGAGATGGGCGATCAGCCCGGCTTCGTCGCCCGACGATAGCAGCGCTTCCACAGCGGGATCGAGACCATGCGCCGTTTGCGGGCTGGCCAGGGTTTTCAACAATTGATCGAGATGGGTGCTGTCGCCAAACGCCTGGATCAGCCGTCTTTGCCAACCGGAGGGTAGACCCAGTGTCTTGACCACCGCCTCAAACACCGCCTGATCGCCGAGCATCACGGTCAGAGGCCGTCCGGGCAGCAGCTTGTGCAGAATGCCGATGGCATCATTAATGGCGCGGGCATCGGCGCGGGCCGTGGCTGGCTCGCCAAGATCTTCAATACCGGCCTGATAGAATTCATTGCCGCCTTCGCGACGCTGACGAAACACTTCACCCAGATAGGCGTAGCGTTTTGGCGTGCCGGTGGCGTTTTCGATATGGCTGAGACAGACGGGAATGGTGAATTCCGGTCGCAGACACAGGCTTTCGCCAGTCTCGCTTTCGGTAAGGAAAATTCGGCGGCGCAGATCCTCGCCCGCCATATCCAGAAACGGCTCGGCTGGCTGGATAACCGGGGTATCGACCCTTGCTGCGCCACGCGCGGCAAAGTCATCAAGGAGAGCACCGGCGAAATCCGGCATGTTTATCAGAGGCATTGACTATCCCGGTCAGTTACGCATGCATTCGGGATAATCCGAACACCACCCTTTGACTGCTATGTCAATGATGGGTCTGACTATGCTGCCATTTTTTATAGGCCAGCAGGCCCCCGGCCAGAACCAGCAGGCCAAGCGGCATGACAGTGTAGATCTGCTCAAAACTTGTCACTGTTTCATCTCCAGAATAGAGAACCTACCAGTTTGGCAGGGAAAAGTGGACCCCGGTTTTCCCGAAAAGACAAACGATAACAAAAGAATCGATCGTCTCTGAGGTTCGGAAAGCATAGTACACGCCGCAAACGTTTTTCGGCTTCGCCGCCCCCTCATCCGGCTGCCGCCACCTTCTCCCCGATGGGGAGAAGAAACCTGCGGCATCCTTGTGCCTTCTCCGCGCAGCAAAAGCGGTTTCCCGCAGCCTCACGATGAGGCTCAGTGCTGTCGTGTTGACCTCTTCTCCCCAGCGGGGAGAAGTCCCCGGCAGGGGGATGAGGGGGGCGAAGCCAATTCATCAAGTGACGTCGTGTTGCCAGAAAAATCCAGAAGACGAAGCCAAGCAGCGGTAATTTATGATCACCATTGGGCGAGAGACTGCTGGCGGCTATCGGCGCGGCCACGCCGACCGTAAGGCAGACGGTTGACAGCCGGTCGAACCACGAGGCTTCGAGCTTTTTCATCTCGTTCCATTGCGAAACTGGAATGGGGGCGCTGTCTTGCAAAGCTGTCTCCGTGGCCTGCGCTGCCGCTTCAGATTACCGGAGCTAGAGCGGGGCGTCACCCCGCAAACGCCTTGGTTATCGTCAATCCTCAGGCAAATGACGGCCCTCTGAGAGGGTCCAGTTTATTGACAAACTCCGATCTCGGCATTTCGTCACCCTCGGGCTTGTCCCGAGGGTCTGCTGTCTCCGAATAAGTCTTTGACGTTGATGGATTAAATTATCGTGCTTAGATGCTCGGCACAAGGCCGAGCATGACGTTGAGGATACATGCAAGGGCTTTGTCAGCAGTCTGGGCCTATCCGAGGGTCTGGTGTTGTCTCAAGAATTGCCGCACGCGCTCAAGGGCGTCAGCCGGATCGGACCGGCGGTGGTATTCTTCGAGAATGATCTGTTCGATCTGCTGACGGATGGTCCGGCGCCCCAATTCTTCGCTATCGGGCAGGGTGCGGTTCTGTGGCAGCAGGGCGTGGCGGGCTTCCTCTAGTCGGGTTTGAAGGTTGGTTGCCGCGTCAAGAATGGTGACGTCGATGATCTCCGCCGAGTCTTCCGGGCGCTGTGGCGGTTGGTAAATTGCGGCTTGGGGTGGTGTTCCCGGTCTCTCCCGCCTGTAGCGCAGCAGCAGGGCCAACACGCTGATCGCAAAAACCGGCGGTGTCACGATGACCAGCGCCTTGATCCAGTCGGATGAGGATTGCCACGTATCGAAAAGATCGGCCCAGAGGTTGTAATCGGCCATTGTCCATTGCCTCCCACGCTTGAAAACCAAGCGATCGCCAGAGAACGGTCTCTGGCGATCGGGGAGGTAGAAAAGCCGCACAGAAACGACCGCCCTGGCCTTTAAGCCGAAGCTCTGGACATACGCCAAGGCCTCCCCGACCATAGAAGGATGGAGAGTGGACCATATAGACATAGCCCACCGCCTCAGCCACAAACCTATGGCTGAGGGGTGTCTTTATAACGACCGACACGGGCCGTTCTGCGCGGAGTTTCTACGCTCCGGGATCGGTGCGTTACAACCGATCCTGAACTGGTTCTAGCGTATAAAGAGTGGACGGGGAAGGGGGCCAAATACCCGGAGGAGAGAGAGATTTAGTTGCAAATGTTAAATTAAACAGGTGATATGCTCTACAGCGCTGCGCGCCATATAAGAGTATACGACGCACCTTGATGAATTGGCTTCGCCCCCTCATCCCCCTGCCGGGGACTTCTCCCCGCAGGGGAGAAGAGGTCAACACGACAGCACTGAGCCTCATCCTGAGGCTGCGGGCAAAGGCGTTTATCAGCTTTTGCCGCGCGTATAAGGCACAAGAGGATGCCGCAGGTCTCTTCTCCCCATCGGGGAGAAGTCCCCGGCAGGGGGATGAGGGGGCGGCAAAGCCGAGAGACGTTTACATCGTGTCCTGTGATATGGCGCACGAAGGGTTCGTTGTATCAATTGCCATGCCTCGTTTATCGCGGACTGTTCAATTGACATATCGATGAACGCACCCGATATACGGGTGGGAAGCAAGACGATGCAGATCCAGTTTTACCGATTGTTATCTGTCGGGTTGTAAGCTGTTTGCAATCGACAAATGCCCGTCGATATTGTATGCGTCGGGAACATTTATTGCACGGTCATGTTGATTTGATATGTGCAAAGTTATGGAGGCTAAAATGGCCGTCTCATATACCGCGAATTTCCAGTTAGCACTTAGCACCGATGTGAATGATCTTAAGGCTTCGACGGCCATTCAAGACCGCGATGATTATGGCAACATTGGCTCTGAGGAATTCGAGCGCCGTATCAAGGCCGAAAATGATAAGCGCTACGGCGATGTTATTCGCAATGCTGCATGGGAACCAACCGGCGAGGCCGGCTGGTAAGTGCCTGAATTTGCATTTGATGACTATTATGATGTTGCGGCGGTCGGAATTCCGACCGCTTTTTCTATAGTCTGGTGCCGTTTCCCCTATCAAGAACAGCCAGACAAGCCAGGGCAGGATCTGCGACCCTGCCTGGTCAGGCGATCCTTTAAAGCTGAAATCGAATGCGATGGCAAAAAGGTTCTGGCTGGCCTGATCGAGACGGTATACGGCACGAAGCAAATCGACAAATTCCCTCCGCCCAGAGGGTTCCACATTCACAGAGAAGAAGACAAGCAAGAACTCGGACTGATTTACGATACGGTCTTCCAGCTTGATAATGTTCTTCGGTTGGCTTGGACTCGGTCCTTTTTCGGACCGGACAAATCCGGAAAATTGCATGGAAAACGCTTAAACAAGCGGCTGCAAGATGAGCTCAAGGCCCAGTGGCTGGAGTTCGTCAAACGTTGATGCTGTGAAAGTGTGGAGTTTGATGGCTGCATTGTGTGTTTTTTCGGCAGAGTAAAATTTAGAGCATCGGTCCGATGCTCTAACATAGTACACGACGCAAGCGTATTGATATGCCGTTTACCCCCTCATCCCCCTGCCGGGACCTTCTCCCCGCTGGGGAGAAGAGATGCGAGGCAGCGTTTTGTTCTTTCAACGTTAATTTGAGCTTCAGTGCAATCAGCTTGGTCTCTTCTCCCCAGCGGGGAGAAGGTGGCGGCAGCCGGATGAGGGGGTGGCGAAGCCCTGAAATCTTTGCGTCGTGTACTCTGATGCTCTAAAGTGTCGTGTTTGTGGTTCAGTCTGAACTGAAAGACGCAATGCGTAATTCCTTAAACCCTCTTCGATTTGAGGAATTAAGTATCACTTCGCCCGCGCCCGATCGTCCGCCTGGGCGGCCAGAATTTCCTTCACCTTGGCAACCAGCTCTGCTTCCGGCACAACGATCTGCGCCACCCGGGCTTCGCGCCATTCGGTATTGTCGGTGATTTCGCCCGACAGACGCTTGCCTTCGATCAGGTCCTTGATTTGCACCACGCCCTGTTCGCGCTCATCGCCGCCCTGAATGATGGCGATGGGGGAGCCGCGACGGTCGGCATATTTCAGCTGATTGCCGAATTTCTTCCAGTTGCCCTGATACATCTCAGCACGAATGCCTTCATTGCGAAGCGCCTGGGTAAAGCGCTGATAGCGCCCCATGCTCTCCACATCGCCATCCATAACCGTGATCAGAACCGGCGCGATCACCTCGTCAGCACCCAGCTTGCGCAGGTTTTTCAAGGCCGTCATCAGGCGGGAGACGCCAATGGAAAAGCCGGTGGCCGGAACGGGCTGGCCCATGAAGCGCGACACGAGCCCATCATACCGCCCACCTCCGCCAACTGAGCCGAAGACGACCTTTTCGCCTTTTTCATTGGTAACGTCGAAGGTCAGTTCGGCTTCGTAGACGGGGCCGGTGTAGTATTCGAGGCCGCGGACGACGGATGGGTCGATGCGGATACGTGTTTCGTCATAACCGGCATCTTGGAATATTCTTAACATAGAAAGCAACTCTACGACCCCCTCCATGCCCTTTTGCTGACCCTTGCAAGCAATGTTCGCATTTAAAAGGGCCATTAAACTAGGATTTTCAGATGGTGCGCCAAAAAATTTTGCCAACCCAATTTCATTATGACTTCTTAATACGTCGTCCCAATTTTGAATTATTACATCAGGGTTTCCTTCGAAGAAACCAACAGTGCCATCTTCCTTCAAATAGCTGCAACGGTATGAATTTCCTGGCGCAAAAATTGATAGCAGAGAATCTGCTTGCTGTTCGGTTAAGCCTACGCCTTTGGTAAAGTCACCGCTCTCGTCTTTTCTTCCATTTGTAAGGAGAAGCTTTACGCCGCCAGTCCCAAATTTATCGAACTTGTCTAGTGACCTGAGTGTCTCTAATCTTTTGAAGTCTGGGACCTCTGCTGCATCAAGAACGCCATCCAAAAGCTTGCGATTATTCACCCGGATCACGTAATCGCCGCGCTGGATGCCCAGTGCTTCCAGCGTATCGGCCATCATCATGCACATTTCGGCATCAGCCTGCACGCCCGGCGCGCCGACGCTGTCGGCATCGAACTGCATGAACTGGCGGAAGCGGCCCGGACCGGGCTTTTCATTGCGGAACACATAGCCAGCGCGGTAGGTGCGGTAGGGCAGCTGGATTTCGTTAAAGTTTTCAGCGACATGCCGGGCGAGAGGCGCGGTCAGGTCGTAGCGCAGGCTCATCCACTGCTCGTCATCGTCCTGAAGCGAGAACACGCCTTCGTTGGGGCGGTCGCTGTCGGGCAGGAATTTGCCGAGTGCATCGGTATATTCAAACAGCGGCGTTTCCACGGGATCGAAGCCGTAGCGCTCATAGACTTCGCGGATTTTCGCGGTCATCTCGTTGACGGCGCGGATATCATGGGCTTCCCGATCCACAAAACCACGCGGCAGGCGGGCTCTCAGTTTCTGGGGCTTTTTGGTCTTTTCGCTCATGATCGGCACCGAATGCTAGGGGAGTGTGTGTTGCGGCTGTCTTAGTGGATGACGCCTTGAGCGGCAAGGCCGAAGGCTGGTTTCGGCCCGACGCCGATGCTATAGGCCGGGAATGATCCTCGAAGCGCTGAATTACGCGGCAACATGGTGGGTGACGTCGAAAGCGCATCGGCCTTATATCCGCTATTCCATCAATCTCTGGTCGCGCGCCCGCCGCTGCGCCAGCGATTGGGCCGAGCATGAGGGTAATTGCAAGCGGGCGATCCTGCATGCGGCGCAGCCGATCATGCCGCGTCGCACGGTTGTCGTGCTTGGCTCCGGCCTGCTGCGCGATGTGCCTATTGTCGAGATGTCGCGGGCCTTCGATACGGTCGTGCTGGTGGATCTGGTGCATGTCGCCAGCGTCCGGGCCTGGGTGGTGATGAAGGGGCTGAAAAACGTCCGTTTTATAGAGCGCGATCTCTCCGGTTACGATGCGCTGAAACAGGGAGAGGTGCCGGAACCGCTGGATTTCCTGCGCCGCGTTCCCTGGCTTGATCTGGTGGTCTCGGCCAATCTTCTTTCCCAGATCGGCATGGGCGCGAAAAAGCGGCTGGCCGGGGAGGCGGTGGGGGCAATGCCTCACGATAGCGTGGCCCAGCTGATCCGCGCCCATCTTGACGGGTTGGCGCAATTGCCCGCCCGCACCTGTTTGCTCACGGATATTTCCTTTTCCGTCATCGACCGCAATGGCGTTTTACGCGAGGAAACCGATCTTCTGGCGGGCGTTGCGCCGCCTGAAGCAGAGCAGGTTTGGGATTGGCCCGTCGTGCCGTTGGGGGAAGAGAGCAAGGACTACCGGATTCTCCATAAGGTCATATATGCTTCCTCAGGTTGATTCGAATTATTGCTGACATGAGCCATTTGGGGGTTGCATGAATTTTCTGTTTCTCGATACGGGTGGCATCGATTACGATCCGGAAACGCCTCTGCAAAAGCCACTCGGCGGCACGCAATCTG
This portion of the Allorhizobium ampelinum S4 genome encodes:
- a CDS encoding glutathione binding-like protein → MTDLSSFPITQRWPAQNPEIIQLYSLPTPNGVKVSIALEELDLPYEAHLVTFSDNSQKSPEFVSLNPNGRIPAILDPHGPDGKPLGVFESGAILVYLAEKTGRLLPKDGPSRYSVLQWLFFQMGGVGPMFGQFGHFHKYAADKVANNSYPTERYRDETRRLLSVLEAELAHRPWLAGDEYSIADIATWPWVRCITAGYEAAEVIGLSNYPAVMDWAARGEARPASQKGLNIPPRPV
- a CDS encoding DoxX family protein is translated as MSNTNNAILLLARILLSFIFILSGFGKLTDPASTAGMITGAGLPAATALAYLAGAFELITGLSVLVGFQTKIVGWALALFCIFTGAVFHSGTVAVPGWPDAALGWINTLNGIMMMKNFTLAGAYILLATVGAGAYSLDARRGGKLALA
- the hisG gene encoding ATP phosphoribosyltransferase; the encoded protein is MTITIGLPSKGRMKEDASAIFARAGLTITAVGNDRSYRGRVEGEDIEIAYLSASEISREIGNGTVDFGVTGEDLIREELADADKRVEIAARLGFGHADVVVAVPDIWLDVDSMADLGDVAQEFRARHGRRLAIATKYWRLTQQFFSRQHGIQLYRIVESLGATEGAPAAGQADIIVDITSTGSTLRANHLKVLSDGIILRSQACLVRARKPEHEGNAQIGKIIDAVRSAL
- a CDS encoding ATP phosphoribosyltransferase regulatory subunit, translated to MPLINMPDFAGALLDDFAARGAARVDTPVIQPAEPFLDMAGEDLRRRIFLTESETGESLCLRPEFTIPVCLSHIENATGTPKRYAYLGEVFRQRREGGNEFYQAGIEDLGEPATARADARAINDAIGILHKLLPGRPLTVMLGDQAVFEAVVKTLGLPSGWQRRLIQAFGDSTHLDQLLKTLASPQTAHGLDPAVEALLSSGDEAGLIAHLDRTMEDTGYSTNASRSPREIAARLKEKLALAETRLDGAALLLLREFLSLELPLSEATAALAGFADAAGLSLGAALDGFEARIAALADLGVDLSRITYRAAFGRPLDYYTGLVFEVALSGETAVLAGGGRFDRLLTLLGAKHTIPAVGFSLWLDRIELARAR
- the hisS gene encoding histidine--tRNA ligase, with amino-acid sequence MSEKTKKPQKLRARLPRGFVDREAHDIRAVNEMTAKIREVYERYGFDPVETPLFEYTDALGKFLPDSDRPNEGVFSLQDDDEQWMSLRYDLTAPLARHVAENFNEIQLPYRTYRAGYVFRNEKPGPGRFRQFMQFDADSVGAPGVQADAEMCMMMADTLEALGIQRGDYVIRVNNRKLLDGVLDAAEVPDFKRLETLRSLDKFDKFGTGGVKLLLTNGRKDESGDFTKGVGLTEQQADSLLSIFAPGNSYRCSYLKEDGTVGFFEGNPDVIIQNWDDVLRSHNEIGLAKFFGAPSENPSLMALLNANIACKGQQKGMEGVVELLSMLRIFQDAGYDETRIRIDPSVVRGLEYYTGPVYEAELTFDVTNEKGEKVVFGSVGGGGRYDGLVSRFMGQPVPATGFSIGVSRLMTALKNLRKLGADEVIAPVLITVMDGDVESMGRYQRFTQALRNEGIRAEMYQGNWKKFGNQLKYADRRGSPIAIIQGGDEREQGVVQIKDLIEGKRLSGEITDNTEWREARVAQIVVPEAELVAKVKEILAAQADDRARAK